The following coding sequences lie in one Opisthocomus hoazin isolate bOpiHoa1 chromosome 7, bOpiHoa1.hap1, whole genome shotgun sequence genomic window:
- the MGAT2 gene encoding alpha-1,6-mannosyl-glycoprotein 2-beta-N-acetylglucosaminyltransferase, producing the protein MRLRIYKRKVLLLALALAVCALALWGSGGGGGGGGRRRQQQQQRGGTGSTGEPPRVSEPPPLRPAANSSAASPAPPPLLPENGTLGYRSLVYRLNFDQPVRNAGRFPVRSPPDVVLVVQVHDRAEHLRLLLESLRRAAGVENVLLVLSHDLWSEELNRLAAGVDFCPVLQVFFPFSIQLYPREFPGHDPRDCPRDVGKAAALRLGCLNAEYPDSFGHYREARFSQTKHHWWWKLHFVWERVRAMREHAGPVLFLEEDHYLAPDFYHVLKKLWALRERECPECQIVSLGTYSPVRGGFAGRADKVEMKTWKSTEHNMGMAFSRDTYQKLIECTDAFCTYDDYNWDWTLQHLTVSCLPKFWKVLVPEIPRIFHTGDCGMHHKKSCRPSTQSAKIDSLLNSNQQHLFPETMSVSKRYSMAPLSPHVKNGGWGDIRDHELCKSYRRLQ; encoded by the coding sequence ATGCGGCTGCGGATCTACAAGCGCaaggtgctgctgctggcgctggcgCTGGCGGTCTGCGCGCTGGCGCTGTGGGGGagcggaggcggcgggggaggcggcgggcggaggcggcagcagcagcagcagcggggcggTACCGGCAGCACCGGCGAACCGCCGCGGGTCAGCGAGcctccgccgctccgccccgccgccaACTCCTCGGCCgcgtccccggccccgccgccgctcctcccggaGAACGGGACGCTGGGTTACCGCTCGCTCGTTTACCGGTTGAACTTCGACCAGCCGGTGCGGAACGCCGGGCGCTTCCCGGTGCGCTCCCCCCCCgacgtggtgctggtggtgcaggTCCACGACCGAGCCGAGCAcctgcggctgctgctggagTCGCTGCGGCGGGCGGCTGGGGTGGAGAACGTTCTGCTGGTGTTGAGCCACGACCTGTGGAGCGAGGAGCTGAACCGGCTGGCGGCCGGCGTGGACTTCTGCCCCGTCCTGCAGGTCTTCTTCCCCTTCAGCATCCAGCTCTACCCCCGCGAGTTCCCCGGCCACGACCCGCGCGACTGCCCCCGCGACGTGGGCAAGGCGGCCGCCCTGCGCCTGGGCTGCCTCAACGCCGAGTACCCCGACTCCTTCGGCCACTACCGCGAAGCTCGCTTCTCCCAGACCAAGCACCACTGGTGGTGGAAGCTGCATTTCGTCTGGGAGCGGGTGCGGGCGATGCGGGAGCACGCCGGACCCGTCCTCTTCCTGGAGGAAGACCACTACCTGGCGCCCGATTTCTACCACGTTCTCAAAAAGCTGTGGGCCCTGCGCGAGCGGGAGTGCCCCGAGTGCCAGATCGTCTCGCTGGGCACCTACAGCCCCGTCCGCGGGGGCTTCGCCGGCCGCGCCGACAAGGTGGAGATGAAGACGTGGAAGTCCACCGAGCACAACATGGGCATGGCCTTCAGCAGAGACACCTACCAGAAGCTCATCGAGTGCACGGATGCCTTCTGCACCTACGATGACTACAACTGGGACTGGACTCTGCAGCACTTGACTGTCTCTTGTCTTCCAAAGTTCTGGAAAGTGCTGGTTCCTGAAATCCCCAGGATTTTTCATACGGGGGACTGCGGCATGCACCACAAGAAATCCTGCAGACCCTCCACCCAGAGTGCCAAAATCGACTCTCTCTTGAACAGCAACCAACAGCACCTGTTTCCCGAAACGATGAGCGTCAGCAAAAGGTACTCCATGGCACCCCTTTCCCCTCATGTGAAAAATGGAGGGTGGGGAGACATTAGGGACCACGAACTCTGTAAAAGTTACCGCAGACTTCAGTGA